A window of the Brassica napus cultivar Da-Ae chromosome A2, Da-Ae, whole genome shotgun sequence genome harbors these coding sequences:
- the LOC125589062 gene encoding uncharacterized protein LOC125589062, producing MNEFLCFSDAAWNSATSAGGLGWTCSNSAGATLLQGSSPCPIVASALVAEALALKAGIKAAISLNIKDLVCHSDSKGLINLITGNTSVIALQGILHDISVLSNSMSSISFKFVPRRCNTITDRLAKEALFSVSNSSLGRENLIA from the coding sequence atgaacGAGTTTCTCTGCTTCTCAGATGCAGCTTGGAATAGTGCTACTAGTGCAGGAGGTTTGGGCTGGACATGCTCTAACTCTGCCGGTGCTACTCTCCTGCAAGGATCTTCACCGTGCCCCATAGTGGCATCAGCGCTAGTTGCAGAAGCACTGGCACTCAAGGCGGGTATCAAAGCCGCTATCTCCCTTAACATCAAAGATCTGGTCTGTCACTCAGACTCAAAAGGCTTGATCAATCTGATCACAGGAAACACGTCTGTGATTGCACTCCAAGGAATTCTCCATGACATCAGTGTGTTGAGTAATTCCATGTCGTCTATCTCTTTTAAATTTGTACCTCGGCGTTGTAATACGATCACTGATCGTCTGGCCAAAGAGGCTCTGTTTTCTGTATCAAACTCTTCTTTGGGAAGAGAGAACCTTATAGCTTAA